Proteins found in one Chaetodon auriga isolate fChaAug3 chromosome 12, fChaAug3.hap1, whole genome shotgun sequence genomic segment:
- the lrrc24 gene encoding leucine-rich repeat-containing protein 24, translating into MGLLWFSRLVLIILACIPRASLGCPSGCRCYSLTVECGSLGLKEIPQGVSSVTETIFLQDNTIVQIRLQDLTRLGSLHYLYLQNNSISALEPGAFLSQGQLLELALNGNLIHLVTPDMFRGLEHLRILYLAGNQITRVQDYTFRGLQRLQELHLQENSIELLAEQALSGLSSLALLDLSRNHLRTLGASSLKPLVSLQVLRVTENPWRCDCALGWLRTWIREDGQRLLSSAEQRRLMCSEPPRLSHLSLVEVAPNSLVCIPPVVQLEPSHLTVRLGESLRVSCQASGYPQPQVTWKKASHGKPQLSPRGLVQELGPSGEFFRPGAGGVVTALPSSGGIKIGGRGGIQGLVRGAEEGGERDSFDPDMGSGMLFLSNVTVAHAGRYECEAWNPGGVARVTFHLAVNMSSAPYSSHFWPRLNTQSFVSSSSNSFYQPEVLDVSQEPLYEQDSMDFNALGPATQTAIAVGISLLALTAILLLIMIYTRHQQYRKEEGGSYCTSKEESILYVNDYSDGPTTFAQLEEYRDDHGHEMYVLNRTKPVLGSTSSRCPMMSGFVQQKGMKEALLDHEMVQTLTRSGMGLRRNPADGGEGPLTTDPEELFLSQNLLFGSQVAYEIHC; encoded by the exons ATGGGCCTCCTGTGGTTCTCCAGACTCGTCCTAATCATCCTGGCCTGCATCCCTCGAGCATCTCTGGGATGCCCCTCCGGCTGTCGCTGCTACAGCCTCACAGTGGAGTGCGGATCTCTTGGGCTCAAAGAAATCCCACAGGGTGtctcctctgtcactgag ACCATCTTCCTCCAGGACAACACTATAGTGCAGATCCGTCTTCAGGACCTGACTCGGCTGGGCAGCCTCCATTACCTCTACCTTCAGAATAATAGCATCTCTGCCCTGGAGCCTGGGGCTTTTCTCAGCCAGGGCCAGCTGCTGGAGCTCGCCCTCAATGGCAACCTCATTCACCTGGTCACTCCAGACATGTTTCGTGGTCTGGAGCACCTGCGGATCCTTTACCTCGCTGGGAACCAGATCACTCGAGTGCAGGACTACACCTTCAGGGGACTGCAG CGTCTGCAAGAACTCCATCTCCAGGAAAACAGCATAGAGCTGCTAGCAGAGCAGGCTCTGTCTGGCTTGTCATCTCTGGCCCTGCTGGACCTCAGCAGAAATCACCTCCGCACACTGGGAGCGTCATCCCTCAAGCCGCTTGTCAGCCTGCAGGTGCTCCGTGTCACAG AGAACCCATGGCGCTGTGATTGTGCTCTGGGCTGGCTGAGAACCTGGATCAGAGAAGATGGTCAGCGTCTGTTGAGCTCTGCCGAACAGCGTCGGCTGATGTGCTCTGAACCACCTCGCCTCTCCCATCTCAGCCTGGTGGAGGTTGCTCCCAACAGCCTGGTCTGCATTCCCCCTGTGGTGCAGCTTGAGCCTAGTCACTTGACTGTGCGACTAGGGGAGAGCCTTCGTGTCTCCTGCCAGGCCTCAGGATACCCTCAGCCGCAGGTGACCTGGAAAAAAGCCTCCCATGGCAAGCCCCAGTTATCACCTCGAGGTCTGGTTCAAGAGCTTGGACCCAGTGGTGAGTTCTTCAGACCTGGGGCTGGAGGAGTGGTGACAGCCCTGCCAAGTAGTGGAGGGATCAAGATTGGAGGTCGTGGAGGAATCCAGGGGCTTGTGcgtggagctgaggagggtggTGAGAGGGACAGCTTTGATCCAGATATGGGCAGCGGCATGCTGTTCCTCAGCAATGTGACTGTAGCGCATGCCGGGCGCTATGAGTGTGAAGCCTGGAATCCCGGTGGTGTAGCTAGAGTTACCTTTCATCTGGCTGTCAACATGTCCTCTGCTCCATATTCATCTCACTTCTGGCCTCGATtgaacacacagtcatttgtttcctcttcatctAACTCCTTCTATCAGCCAGAGGTTCTGGATGTTAGCCAGGAGCCGCTCTATGAACAGGACAGCATGGACTTCAATGCTCTGGGCCCTGCTACGCAAACCGCCATTGCTGTTGGCATCTCCTTGCTGGCACTCACTGCCATACTCCTATTGATTATGATCTACACTCGTCACCAGCAGTACCGCAAAGAAGAAGGTGGTTCCTACTGTACCAGCAAGGAAGAGAGCATCCTCTACGTGAACGACTACTCTGATGGACCCACCACCTTTGCACAGCTAGAGGAGTACCGTGATGACCATGGACACGAGATGTACGTACTCAACAGAACCAAGCCTGTTCTGGGCTCCACTTCATCCCGGTGTCCCATGATGAGCGGGTTTGTCCAGCAGAAAGGTATGAAGGAGGCTCTTCTGGACCATGAAATGGTGCAGACACTGACCAGATCAGGAATGGGGCTTCGCAGAAACCCAgcggatggaggagagggaccCCTAACAACAGATCCAGAGGAGCTCTTCCTGAGTCAGAATCTACTCTTTGGATCACAGGTTGCCTATGAGATCCACTGCTAA